CACGGGGTAGCGGGCCGGTCCCTGTGGGGTTGGACCGGGTGTGCGTGCGGTGGTGAGGATGAGCCCGTCGACCCATCGTTGCAGCAGATTGTCGACAGCGATCCGCTCGGCCTCGGGCTGGTCCTCGGTGGTGGCCACGAGAGCGGAGAGTCCGCGATCGGTTGTGGCGGCGGCGATTTCCTCGTAGAGCATGGCCATGACCGTGTCGGTCAATCGCGGAACGACGACTCCGACGGTGCTGGTTCCGGTTCGCCGCAACTCCGAGGCGTGGGGGTTGCGGACGTAGCCGAGCTCGGCGGCGACCCGGCGAACGCGCTCAGCGGTGGCACTGTTGGAGCGGGGCAGGCGTTCGTCGAGCACCCGGGAGACTGTCGACTTGCTGACACCGGCCGCCCGGGCAACATCCAGGATGGTCACCACGGTCCCCGAGGCTACCGGTTGACGAGAGCGGGACGGATGAGGTGTTGACGGGCAGAACGTCATGTCGCATTGTTGGGAACGTTCCCGCAATCGTTCCCACATAGAAGGGAAGACAATGTCTCTCGATCTCCGCGGGTTGGTGCCTGCGCCGGTCACCCCGTTCACTCCCGAGGGCGCGGTCGACCACGCCGCGCTGGCCGGCTACGGCGCGTGGCTGGCCGGGTTCGACGGGGTCAAGGGCTTGGTCTGTCTGGGCCATGCCGGTGAGGGCACGTTCCTCACCCAGGACGAGCAGGTCGCCACGATCCGCACGCTGGTCGAAGCGGTCGATGGTGCGGTGCCGATCATTGCCGGCATCACCGGTGAGGGCACGGCCGTGGCCGCAGCTGAGGCCGTGCGGGCCGTCGAGGCCGGCGCGGCCGCGGGTTTGGTCTATCCCTCGCACGGTTGGTTGCGGTTCGGGTTCCAGCCTGGTGCCCCGCAGGAACGTTACCGGGCCATCCACGAGGAGTCCGGGCTGCCGCTGATCCTGTTCCAGTACCCCGATGCGACCAAGGCCAGCTACGACTTGGCCACCCAGCTGGACATCGCGGCGCAGCCGGGGGTGTTCGCCACCAAGAACGGGGTGCGCAACATGCGCCGCTGGGACACCGAGGTCCCCGTGCTGCGCGCCGAGCAGCCGGACCTGCAGGTTCTCACCTGCCATGACGAGTATCTGCTGCACACCATGTTCGATGTCGATGGTGCCCTCGTCGGCTACGGGGGCCTGGCTCCGGAGCCGCTGATCGAGCTCATCGCCGCCGGCAAGGCCAGTGACTATCCCGCAGCCCGTGCGGTGCACGACCGGCTGCTGCCGGTGACCAAGGCCGTCTACCACCGCGGGTCCCACATGGAGGGCACGGTCGCGCTCAAGCTCGGCCTCAAGGCCCGCGGCCTGCTGCCCTCGGCTACCGTGCGGTCCCCGCTGATCGACCTGTCGACCGAGGCCGAAGAGGAGATCACCCTCGCCCTCAAAAAGGCCGAGCTGATCTGACAACGCCTCCGATGAGGTTC
This Haloactinomyces albus DNA region includes the following protein-coding sequences:
- a CDS encoding dihydrodipicolinate synthase family protein; this translates as MSLDLRGLVPAPVTPFTPEGAVDHAALAGYGAWLAGFDGVKGLVCLGHAGEGTFLTQDEQVATIRTLVEAVDGAVPIIAGITGEGTAVAAAEAVRAVEAGAAAGLVYPSHGWLRFGFQPGAPQERYRAIHEESGLPLILFQYPDATKASYDLATQLDIAAQPGVFATKNGVRNMRRWDTEVPVLRAEQPDLQVLTCHDEYLLHTMFDVDGALVGYGGLAPEPLIELIAAGKASDYPAARAVHDRLLPVTKAVYHRGSHMEGTVALKLGLKARGLLPSATVRSPLIDLSTEAEEEITLALKKAELI